cctccctccccgGCGCGGTGCCGGGCGCatggcggcgggggcgggcggcgcggcccTGGGGCGGGCGGCGCTGGCGGCGCCGCTGGTGCTGCTCTACTACGGCTTCTCCATCGGCATCACCTTCTACAACAAGTGGCTCATGAAGGTGCGGGGtggcggggcggtgcggggtggcggcggcgggagggcgGCGGCGGTGACAGCGGCTGTCGGTCCCGCAGAGCTTCCCGTTCCCGCTGCTGGTTACGCTGCTGCACCTGCTGCTCATCTTCGCTCTCGCGGCGCTCGCCCGCGCCCTGGCGCGCTGCCGCTCCGGGCGGCCGCGGGCAGCGCTGTCCTGGGCCGACTGCCTCCGCCGGGCCGCCCCCGCAGGTACGGCCGGGACCGGGAGGGgacggggccggggcggcgAAGCGGGAGCGGGCCATAAACTTGGGGCACAACgatataagaaagacattaagctgTTGGAGAGCATCCAGAGGAGAGCCACGAGGATGGTGATGAGAGTGGAGGGGAAGCCTTATGAGGAGCGGCTAAGGTCGCTTGGTGTGTTCAGTATGGAGAAGTGGAGACTGACGGGAGACCTCTTTGTGGTCTTCAGCATCCTTACGAGGGGAAGCacaggggcaggcactgatctcttcactctcgTGACCAGTGAAAGGACCCAAGTAAACATACGAAGCTGAATCagaggagaggtttaggttggatgttaggaaaaggttttcacCCAGAAGGTagttgagcactggaacaggctccccagggcagtggtcacagcactaAGGCTGACTGAgttcaagaagtatttggacaatgctctcaggcacagtgtgggattcttggggtgtcctgtgcagggccaggagttggactcaatgatcctgatgggttCATTCCAACACAGcatgttctatgattctgtgaggTTGCTCGGGCGGTGCCCATGGCACTCTGGCCGCTTCCAGAGCCATTTGTCTGCCTGAGGTGCTCAGAGCCAATTCCCTGGGACGGGGTGAGCCCTGGGATGCAGCTCTCGCTCCTGCCCCTGTGTTTCCCTACCAGGTGCAGGGCAGGTGTAGATGCAACTTAGAGATTCAGCCTGAGACCTATTACCTTCATTGCTCATTACAAAGATGTGTGAGAATAGGGGGAGGCCACACAGAATGTGTCTTTCTGAAGGAGCCACTGGCACATGAGAACAAACAATGAGAACCTTCTTCAGTACCGTGATAAGTTGTCTCTGCAAGTAGCATTTTCTCTCTAACACTGGTATCAAGCCATGCTTACGTTTATGTTAACTCAGCATCTTTCTCAGGTTGGAGCCTGGTAGAGAATTCCTCATTCATGGCACACAGAACTGTACCTGAGGCCAAGAAGTGAAGCTCCTACTTGGAGCATGGAACTGTAACTACTTTTGCAGTTCTTTGGCTGTGTGTTGTATTGGCTCCCACAGAACAGCATCTGGTCTATGATCTCTGGCAAGGTTTGCAATACCTCATACAACATGCCCCATGGTTTCTTGAAAAATGCTTCCTCCACATCTGCGGTAATTTCACCTTTCAGCATAGCCTGCCCTTGGATCAGTAACACTGTTTCCTGTGGTAGGAAACTTACCTAGAAGGGAGAACAGACTGTACCGAAAGCTGCATCAGGATTAGGGCTGTGTGCAGATAATTGTTGCTTCTTCAGGTTTCTTGCAGTGGCCCTCGGACTTACCATGCTCTGATACATTCAAGAAAGATTTTATGCAAAACTGCAATCACTTTCAGTCACCAGGAGGGCAAGAgttatttctggcttttttgtAATGCATGTTGAGTGAGAGCAATGCTGAGCCAAACTTGACTCACAGGGAACAGGACAGAAACATAAAGAGCTAAGAATATGAGTTATGTTGATTCTAAAGAGTTAACTTgaggaaagcttttttttttcccctggttctgctctgctctctaTGTTCGTGGCCATGAAGCAGGGTTTTGTGGTGGCCTTGTTTAATGTCATGGAAGACAGTTAACTTCAGGACTTCTTCATTGATTCTTTAGCTCTGTCAACTTCCTTGGATATTGGGCTGAGTAACTGGAGCTTCCTGTACATCACTGTCTCCCTGTGAGTACAAACACCACGTTCCCTGGGAGCCTCTGGTGGGGTTTGGAGAGTGCTTTGCCAGGGTCTGTTTCTTGAATAGGTGTTTGATGGGTGGGGTCAGCATGCAGGGTCTGTGATAGTTTGCTCATAGCAATGTAGAAATGGGTGATCTGATTCCTAATAATACTTTGATGGGAAGAGCTACACTGAAGGAGTCTGACAGTGTATTTTGGTCCTTACAGCTACACGATGACCAAATCCTCTGCCATTCTCTTCATCCTGCTTTTTTCACTGCTCTTCAAGCTGGAGGAAATGGTAAGGGTTCCACACAATGCTTTAGGGAGGGAGGTCAGACCCAGGAAAATAGGCAGTGCATGCACAAGAAACGTGTAAGTAGAGGAATGATGCAATTATGTGGGTGAATCTGAAAGGAAGGAGGTGCCTGTGTCTGTCGTGTTTGCTCTCCTGCAGAGAGTGACGTTGCTGCTGGTGGTTCTGCTCATCGCTGGGGGACTCTTCATGTTCACCTACAAGTCCACACAGTTCAACGCACAGGGGTTTGTGCTGGTGCTCTGTGCCTCTTTCCTGGGGGGCATTCGCTGGACTCTCACGCAGATACTGATGCAGAAGGCTGAACTGGGTATGCAGGGTGTTAGGAGGGGGTGGTGGTGCTGGTAACAGGGAGGGGAATAAGGAGAGGTGATAGCCcttgctgcagaaacaaaacatcTCGTGTAAGGGAAGGTGTTTGAAACCTTGGGCATGGGATATCTGTTGATGGGTAATGAA
The nucleotide sequence above comes from Corvus cornix cornix isolate S_Up_H32 chromosome 20, ASM73873v5, whole genome shotgun sequence. Encoded proteins:
- the SLC35C2 gene encoding solute carrier family 35 member C2 isoform X3; amino-acid sequence: MAAGAGGAALGRAALAAPLVLLYYGFSIGITFYNKWLMKSFPFPLLVTLLHLLLIFALAALARALARCRSGRPRAALSWADCLRRAAPAALSTSLDIGLSNWSFLYITVSLYTMTKSSAILFILLFSLLFKLEEMRVTLLLVVLLIAGGLFMFTYKSTQFNAQGFVLVLCASFLGGIRWTLTQILMQKAELGLQNPIDIMFHLQPLMFLGLFPLFAVFEGLPLSISEKLFRFHEAGMLFSLEICILFLATHLLGDHLSLLNWLGFAVCLSGISLHVVLKAMNSKGDKALEPHKEASSDPDLELLLRHPEHAEEEVVETPQQH
- the SLC35C2 gene encoding solute carrier family 35 member C2 isoform X2 — encoded protein: MAAGAGGAALGRAALAAPLVLLYYGFSIGITFYNKWLMKSFPFPLLVTLLHLLLIFALAALARALARCRSGRPRAALSWADCLRRAAPAALSTSLDIGLSNWSFLYITVSLYTMTKSSAILFILLFSLLFKLEEMRVTLLLVVLLIAGGLFMFTYKSTQFNAQGFVLVLCASFLGGIRWTLTQILMQKAELGLPLSISEKLFRFHEAGMLFSLVGKLFLGGILAFGLGFSEFLLVSRTSSLTLSIAGIFKEICILFLATHLLGDHLSLLNWLGFAVCLSGISLHVVLKAMNSKGDKALEPHKEASSDPDLELLLRHPEHAEEEVVETPQQH
- the SLC35C2 gene encoding solute carrier family 35 member C2 isoform X4; amino-acid sequence: MAAGAGGAALGRAALAAPLVLLYYGFSIGITFYNKWLMKSFPFPLLVTLLHLLLIFALAALARALARCRSGRPRAALSWADCLRRAAPAALSTSLDIGLSNWSFLYITVSLYTMTKSSAILFILLFSLLFKLEEMRVTLLLVVLLIAGGLFMFTYKSTQFNAQGFVLVLCASFLGGIRWTLTQILMQKAELGLPLSISEKLFRFHEAGMLFSLEICILFLATHLLGDHLSLLNWLGFAVCLSGISLHVVLKAMNSKGDKALEPHKEASSDPDLELLLRHPEHAEEEVVETPQQH
- the SLC35C2 gene encoding solute carrier family 35 member C2 isoform X1 → MAAGAGGAALGRAALAAPLVLLYYGFSIGITFYNKWLMKSFPFPLLVTLLHLLLIFALAALARALARCRSGRPRAALSWADCLRRAAPAALSTSLDIGLSNWSFLYITVSLYTMTKSSAILFILLFSLLFKLEEMRVTLLLVVLLIAGGLFMFTYKSTQFNAQGFVLVLCASFLGGIRWTLTQILMQKAELGLQNPIDIMFHLQPLMFLGLFPLFAVFEGLPLSISEKLFRFHEAGMLFSLVGKLFLGGILAFGLGFSEFLLVSRTSSLTLSIAGIFKEICILFLATHLLGDHLSLLNWLGFAVCLSGISLHVVLKAMNSKGDKALEPHKEASSDPDLELLLRHPEHAEEEVVETPQQH